A genome region from Bufo gargarizans isolate SCDJY-AF-19 chromosome 2, ASM1485885v1, whole genome shotgun sequence includes the following:
- the SCN1B gene encoding sodium channel subunit beta-1: protein MDYWVAMLICLMAAYTCWSGCVEVDPETEAVYGHEFKIRCISCKKRGETVAKTFTEWFFKGDTMEKFDLILMYQYPQLSVVDDRFTGRLKWNGSSHSEDLQDMSVVITNVTYDHAGTYMCRVNRTLIFDSHDYNTNVTKFIDVTVVDKGNRDVASIVSEIMMYVLIVVLTIWLVVEMIYCYRKIAAAGEEAVLENASDYLAITSESKDNCLGVQPQE, encoded by the exons CATACACTTGCTGGTCCGGCTGCGTGGAGGTGGATCCCGAGACAGAGGCCGTCTACGGGCATGAATTCAAAATCCGGTGCATTTCCTGCAAGAAGCGAGGAGAAACGGTCGCCAAAACCTTTACGGAGTGGTTTTTTAAAGGAGACACGATGGAGAAATTTGACCTG ATACTTATGTACCAGTATCCGCAGCTGAGCGTCGTAGATGACCGCTTTACAGGGCGGCTGAAATGGAATGGGAGCAGTCACTCCGAAGACTTGCAGGACATGTCTGTCGTCATCACCAACGTGACCTACGACCACGCGGGGACCTACATGTGCCGCGTCAACCGCACGCTTATCTTTGATAGCCACGACTACAACACCAACGTCACCAAATTCATTGATGTGACAGTAGTGGACAAAG GGAATAGAGATGTCGCCTCTATCGTGTCAGAGATCATGATGTACGTCCTCATCGTGGTGCTCACCATATGGCTGGTGGTCGAAATGATCTACTGCTATCGGAAGATTGCCGCCGCCGGGGAGGAGGCAGTTCTGGAGAACGC TTCAGATTATTTAGCAATAACCTCTGAAAGTAAAGACAATTGCCTAGGAGTGCAGCCGCAGGAATAG